Proteins found in one Geomonas subterranea genomic segment:
- a CDS encoding DUF3124 domain-containing protein has product MRLTVSLLLLFLVAVPASGWSASDQIHLSKGQTVYVPVYSNVFSGPRSLPYQLAATLSIRNTDMDSWLRITSIDYYDTSGKLLRRYQDKPLSIAPMASTYVHIEEKDVAGGFGANFIVKWQSDRTINAPIIESVMIGATSGQGISFVSPGQVIRPGIR; this is encoded by the coding sequence ATGCGCCTTACCGTGTCATTGTTGCTGCTTTTCCTGGTCGCCGTGCCCGCTTCCGGCTGGTCGGCCTCCGATCAGATCCACCTTTCCAAGGGACAGACGGTGTACGTCCCCGTCTACTCGAATGTTTTCAGCGGGCCGCGCAGTCTGCCGTATCAACTGGCCGCGACTCTCAGCATTAGGAACACCGACATGGACTCCTGGCTGCGCATCACCTCCATCGACTACTACGACACAAGCGGGAAGCTCCTGCGCCGCTACCAGGACAAGCCGCTCTCCATCGCGCCGATGGCCAGTACCTACGTCCACATCGAGGAGAAGGACGTGGCTGGCGGTTTCGGCGCCAATTTCATCGTGAAGTGGCAGTCCGACCGCACCATCAACGCACCCATCATCGAATCGGTCATGATAGGCGCCACTTCCGGACAGGGGATTTCCTTCGTCAGCCCCGGACAGGTGATCCGTCCGGGCATCAGGTAG
- a CDS encoding sigma-54-dependent transcriptional regulator, producing MYNGKVIICDDEVEILRYLSKILSAKGLELEVFSSGTSLMNCLENRGLDDGDLMLLDVKMPDLDGLEILQRVKRMKLDVPVVMMTAYASINSAIEAMKLGAYDYVTKPFPKEKIFGILEKVLERKELLKENIALKDELGIPSATTPLIFSSETFRRVHDMAMLVAQSESNVVILGESGTGKELVASLIHNNSPRAKERFLTINCAALSDTLLESQLFGHVKGAFTGAITAQKGLLEAANHGTLFLDEVGDMSPAIQAKLLRVLQEGDFIPVGDTKAKSVDIRFLAATNKDLEEEVRQKRFREDLFFRLNVISLHLPPLRDRGDDIELLARHFLAKYASRMKRDISDFTREAMQLLKSYNWPGNIRELENAIERAAILTRGSTITAETLPVWRTPPQLPEAKQDGGKRLVSLETVEREHILHVLKASGNNKSRAAKILEIARRTLDRKIEEYGLEDEGAR from the coding sequence ATGTATAACGGCAAGGTGATCATTTGCGACGACGAGGTCGAGATCCTCAGGTACCTGAGCAAGATTCTATCGGCCAAGGGGCTGGAGCTCGAGGTATTCAGCTCCGGCACCTCCCTGATGAACTGCCTGGAGAACCGGGGACTTGACGACGGCGACCTGATGCTCCTCGACGTGAAGATGCCCGACCTGGACGGTCTGGAAATACTGCAGCGCGTGAAGAGGATGAAGCTGGACGTTCCGGTGGTCATGATGACCGCCTACGCCTCCATAAACTCCGCCATCGAGGCGATGAAACTGGGCGCCTACGATTACGTCACCAAGCCCTTCCCCAAGGAAAAGATCTTCGGCATCCTGGAAAAGGTCCTGGAGCGCAAGGAACTTCTCAAGGAGAACATCGCGCTCAAGGACGAGTTGGGGATCCCGTCCGCAACGACCCCGCTCATCTTCTCCTCCGAAACCTTCAGGCGCGTTCACGACATGGCCATGCTGGTGGCCCAGAGCGAGTCCAACGTGGTGATCCTCGGGGAATCGGGCACCGGGAAGGAGCTGGTCGCGAGCCTGATCCACAACAACAGCCCGAGGGCCAAGGAGCGCTTCCTCACCATCAACTGCGCCGCCCTTTCCGACACCCTTTTGGAAAGCCAGCTCTTCGGGCACGTCAAGGGCGCCTTCACCGGGGCCATCACCGCGCAGAAGGGGCTCCTGGAGGCCGCCAACCACGGCACGCTGTTTCTGGACGAGGTGGGCGACATGAGCCCCGCCATCCAGGCGAAACTTCTGCGCGTGCTGCAGGAGGGGGACTTCATCCCCGTTGGCGACACCAAGGCGAAGAGCGTGGACATCCGCTTCCTGGCGGCGACCAACAAGGATCTCGAGGAGGAGGTGCGCCAAAAGCGCTTCCGCGAGGACCTCTTCTTCCGGCTGAACGTGATCTCGCTGCACCTTCCCCCCCTGCGGGACCGCGGCGATGACATCGAGCTTTTGGCACGGCACTTCCTGGCCAAGTACGCCTCCCGCATGAAGCGGGACATCAGCGACTTCACCCGCGAGGCCATGCAGCTTCTGAAGTCCTACAACTGGCCCGGCAACATCCGCGAGCTTGAGAACGCCATCGAACGCGCGGCCATCCTCACCCGCGGCAGCACCATCACCGCCGAGACCCTGCCGGTCTGGCGCACCCCCCCCCAGCTCCCGGAAGCGAAACAGGACGGCGGCAAGCGCCTGGTCTCGCTGGAGACCGTGGAGCGGGAGCATATCCTGCACGTGCTGAAGGCCTCCGGCAACAACAAGAGCCGCGCCGCGAAGATCCTCGAGATCGCCAGGCGCACCCTGGACCGCAAGATCGAGGAGTACGGGCTGGAAGACGAGGGAGCGCGCTGA
- a CDS encoding monovalent cation:proton antiporter family protein yields MDFHALRDIVVLFGLALFTVVVLRRFKLPSIIGFLITGFLAGPYALGFIRNTHQVEQMAEYGVVLLLFTIGIELSLKELMRIRHMVLLGGGLQLVLTIAVVAVLGSMGGFPFPQAVFFGFLVALSSTAILMKLMMDAGEMDTPQGKAALGILIFQDLCIVPLMLFTPFLAGGGKGLADIAVVSAKAVAVIVGAHYGARFAVPWLFEQVVKTRSRELFVLSIIFVGMGTAWVTAQVGLSLALGAFIAGLAISESEYSHQALSDIMPFREAFMSLFFISVGMLLKPAILFKFPLLLLGLVLSIIVGKALLTSAVGIALGLPMRIALIAGLSLAQIGEFSFVLSSSGLKYGLLTPETYQLFLGASIATMALTPLCMKLAGPVSDFMTATLPHSWTRGRSSLAQNGGKVGYRDHVIIVGYGVNGKNLARTLKNLEIPRVIVETNPFTVRSLRREGEEIIFGDASKPEILEHAGILDARIVVVAISDAAASRRIAAQARSMNPSIHVIVRTRYLLEMEPLFRLGVNEVIPEEFETSVEILFRVLKRFLIPQDVIEDCIAEVRRDGYDMLRSVSKRHSHAVGIAGFLSGAEIGSFRVRRNAPMEGERLSGGMLRSQSGATVVAIKRGDDIAANPDPVWEFQEGDIVLLLGTPEQMRAAAKLFEPA; encoded by the coding sequence ATGGATTTTCACGCTCTGCGCGACATCGTCGTTCTCTTCGGCCTAGCCCTTTTTACCGTGGTAGTGCTGCGCAGGTTCAAGCTTCCCTCCATCATCGGCTTCCTCATCACCGGATTTCTGGCCGGCCCCTATGCCCTGGGCTTCATCAGGAACACCCACCAGGTCGAGCAGATGGCCGAGTACGGCGTGGTGCTCCTTTTGTTCACCATCGGCATCGAGTTGTCCTTGAAGGAGCTGATGCGCATCCGCCACATGGTCCTCCTGGGGGGCGGGTTGCAGCTAGTCCTCACCATCGCCGTGGTTGCCGTTTTGGGCTCCATGGGAGGGTTCCCGTTCCCCCAGGCCGTCTTCTTCGGCTTCCTGGTGGCGCTCTCGTCCACCGCCATCCTGATGAAGCTGATGATGGACGCGGGCGAAATGGACACCCCCCAGGGGAAAGCCGCACTCGGCATACTGATCTTCCAGGATCTCTGCATCGTCCCCCTGATGCTCTTCACCCCCTTCCTCGCCGGCGGCGGCAAGGGACTCGCCGACATCGCCGTGGTCTCGGCCAAGGCGGTGGCCGTCATCGTCGGTGCCCACTACGGCGCCCGTTTCGCGGTCCCCTGGCTCTTCGAGCAGGTGGTGAAGACCAGGAGCCGCGAGCTCTTCGTCCTCTCCATCATCTTCGTCGGCATGGGAACCGCGTGGGTCACGGCGCAGGTGGGGCTCTCGCTCGCGCTGGGGGCCTTCATCGCCGGGCTCGCCATCTCGGAGTCGGAGTACAGCCACCAGGCGCTCAGCGACATCATGCCCTTCCGCGAGGCCTTCATGAGCCTCTTTTTCATCTCGGTCGGGATGCTGCTGAAGCCTGCCATCCTCTTCAAGTTCCCGCTCCTTTTGCTCGGCCTGGTGCTTTCCATCATCGTGGGGAAGGCGCTGCTCACCTCCGCGGTAGGGATCGCCCTCGGGCTCCCCATGCGCATCGCCCTCATAGCCGGACTTTCCCTGGCCCAGATCGGTGAATTCTCCTTCGTTTTGTCCAGCAGCGGCCTGAAGTACGGCCTGCTCACCCCGGAAACCTACCAGCTTTTCCTGGGTGCCTCCATCGCCACCATGGCGCTCACCCCGCTGTGCATGAAGCTGGCGGGGCCGGTATCCGACTTCATGACCGCCACCCTGCCGCACTCATGGACCCGCGGCCGGAGCAGCCTGGCGCAAAACGGCGGGAAGGTCGGCTACCGGGACCACGTCATCATCGTCGGCTACGGCGTCAACGGCAAAAACCTGGCGCGCACCCTGAAGAACCTGGAGATCCCGCGCGTCATCGTCGAGACCAACCCCTTCACCGTGCGCAGCCTGAGAAGGGAAGGGGAGGAGATCATCTTCGGCGACGCCTCCAAGCCGGAGATCCTGGAGCACGCCGGAATCCTCGACGCCCGCATCGTGGTGGTCGCCATCTCCGACGCCGCGGCCAGCCGCCGCATCGCCGCGCAGGCCAGGTCCATGAACCCTTCCATTCACGTCATCGTGCGCACCCGCTACCTGCTGGAGATGGAGCCCCTGTTCCGGCTCGGCGTGAACGAGGTGATCCCGGAGGAATTCGAGACCTCGGTGGAGATCCTGTTCCGCGTGCTGAAGCGGTTCCTGATCCCGCAAGACGTGATAGAAGATTGCATCGCCGAGGTCAGGCGCGACGGTTACGACATGCTGCGCAGCGTGAGCAAACGCCACAGCCATGCCGTCGGCATCGCCGGGTTCCTCTCCGGCGCCGAGATCGGGAGCTTCAGGGTGCGCAGGAACGCGCCCATGGAGGGCGAGAGACTCAGCGGGGGGATGCTTCGTTCCCAATCCGGAGCCACCGTCGTGGCCATCAAGAGGGGAGACGACATCGCCGCCAACCCCGATCCGGTATGGGAGTTCCAGGAAGGGGACATCGTGCTCCTCCTGGGGACCCCCGAGCAGATGCGCGCCGCCGCCAAGCTGTTCGAGCCGGCCTGA
- a CDS encoding cation-translocating P-type ATPase: protein MASGNGQRTPPDHPAQLQVPWHSLEPGEVCDRLETGAGGLDHAEAARRLARFGPNELTAAKPLSPWPVFFRQFKNVLIVILFIASLLSAFLGHAVEALTIAVIVIFAALLGFVQEYRAERALEALRRMAAPDAAVLRGGDEATVPARDLVPGDLLLLRPGDRVAADVRLTEAFNLQLDEAALTGESLPVDKGGGAVFSPETPLAERSNMAYAGTVVSYGRGAGVVVATAMQTEFGSIARMISGIETGRTPLQENLDRVGNLLARAALIAVAVIVAGGLLRGEPFVGMLLFGIALGVAAVPEALPAVVTISLALGVQRMVKRHALMRRLAAVETLGSTTVICSDKTGTLTRDEMTVRSLYCAGAWYDVSGAGYAPEGEFYLQGNVVPPSAALAELLRVGVLACDARVVWDEPSGRWSAQGDPTEAALVVAAAKAGLSQAELAARCPRRDEIPFSSERKRMTTLHGEGPVLVACAKGAPEVILSACAAELTGEGERPLDEASKARISEVAREMAAGALRVLAVARKRGTDRAGAETGMTLLGLVGMIDPPRPEARAAIGICREAGIRPVMITGDHPVTAAAVARELGLLGEGRVVTGAELEAMDDPALEREVADIRVYARVSPAHKLRVVAALQKNGEVVAMTGDGVNDAPALKKADIGIAMGITGTAVSKEAAAMILTDDNFASIVAAVEEGRAIFDNIKKFLMYLLSSNIGEIGLMMGAMLAGLPLPLGAVQILYVNLATDGLPALALAVDPADPGLMRRPPRDPSRGIFDRFVVTLILVGGGWSALVNLALFAWARASGRSDAEAMTVTFVSLVLIQFFNAYNFRSDRDSAFRRPFANRWLNRAILWEICLLLVVVYLPVLHRPFGTFSLTPLDWGFIILASGSIVPVLELTKWQARRRGAACI from the coding sequence ATCGCATCGGGGAACGGCCAGCGCACCCCCCCTGACCATCCAGCGCAGCTTCAGGTCCCCTGGCACAGCCTCGAGCCGGGAGAGGTCTGCGACCGCTTGGAAACCGGCGCGGGGGGGCTCGACCATGCCGAGGCGGCGCGGCGGCTCGCCCGCTTCGGCCCCAACGAACTGACTGCCGCAAAGCCGCTCTCGCCCTGGCCCGTCTTTTTCCGGCAGTTCAAAAACGTCCTCATCGTCATCCTGTTCATCGCGTCACTCCTCTCGGCATTCCTGGGGCACGCCGTCGAGGCGCTCACCATCGCCGTCATCGTCATTTTCGCGGCGCTGCTCGGGTTCGTTCAGGAGTACCGGGCGGAACGCGCCCTGGAGGCGCTGCGCCGCATGGCGGCGCCGGATGCCGCCGTACTGCGGGGGGGGGACGAGGCGACGGTGCCGGCCCGGGACCTCGTGCCCGGCGACCTGCTCCTTTTGCGCCCCGGCGACCGGGTCGCCGCCGACGTCAGGCTCACCGAGGCGTTCAACCTGCAGCTCGACGAGGCGGCGCTGACCGGCGAGTCGCTTCCCGTCGACAAGGGGGGAGGAGCCGTGTTCTCCCCGGAAACCCCGCTCGCCGAGCGCAGCAACATGGCCTACGCCGGCACGGTGGTGAGCTACGGCCGCGGTGCGGGGGTCGTGGTCGCCACCGCCATGCAGACCGAGTTTGGCAGCATCGCCCGGATGATCTCCGGCATCGAGACCGGGAGGACGCCGCTGCAGGAAAATCTGGACCGGGTGGGAAATCTCCTGGCCCGCGCCGCCCTCATCGCGGTCGCCGTCATCGTCGCCGGCGGGCTGCTGCGCGGCGAACCGTTCGTCGGCATGCTCCTCTTCGGCATCGCGCTGGGGGTTGCCGCGGTACCCGAGGCGCTCCCCGCCGTGGTCACCATCTCCCTCGCCCTGGGGGTGCAGCGCATGGTCAAGCGCCACGCCCTGATGCGGCGCCTGGCCGCCGTGGAAACCCTGGGGAGCACCACCGTGATCTGCTCGGACAAGACCGGGACGCTCACCCGGGACGAGATGACCGTGCGCAGCCTCTACTGCGCCGGCGCATGGTACGACGTATCCGGCGCAGGCTACGCCCCTGAAGGCGAATTTTATTTACAGGGGAACGTGGTCCCCCCCTCCGCCGCACTCGCCGAACTGCTACGCGTGGGAGTCCTGGCCTGCGACGCCAGGGTGGTGTGGGATGAGCCCTCCGGGCGCTGGTCGGCGCAGGGGGACCCCACCGAGGCGGCCCTCGTGGTTGCCGCAGCCAAGGCCGGTCTGTCCCAGGCTGAGCTCGCCGCCCGCTGTCCGCGTCGGGACGAGATCCCCTTCAGCTCGGAGCGCAAGCGCATGACGACGCTGCACGGCGAAGGCCCGGTCCTGGTCGCCTGCGCCAAGGGGGCGCCCGAGGTGATCCTCTCCGCGTGTGCCGCAGAACTGACCGGGGAGGGGGAGCGCCCGCTCGACGAGGCCTCTAAAGCGCGCATCTCGGAGGTCGCGCGCGAGATGGCAGCCGGGGCCCTGCGCGTGCTTGCCGTCGCGCGCAAGCGGGGAACCGACCGCGCCGGGGCCGAGACCGGGATGACCCTGCTCGGCCTGGTGGGGATGATCGATCCGCCCCGTCCCGAGGCCCGCGCCGCCATCGGCATCTGCCGGGAGGCGGGGATCCGGCCGGTCATGATCACCGGGGACCATCCGGTCACCGCCGCCGCGGTGGCGCGCGAACTCGGACTTCTGGGAGAGGGGCGTGTCGTCACCGGCGCCGAACTGGAGGCGATGGATGATCCCGCCCTGGAGCGTGAGGTCGCCGATATCCGGGTCTACGCGCGGGTTTCCCCGGCACACAAGCTCCGGGTCGTCGCCGCCCTGCAAAAGAACGGGGAGGTGGTCGCCATGACCGGCGACGGGGTCAACGATGCCCCTGCGCTCAAGAAAGCGGACATCGGCATCGCCATGGGCATCACCGGCACCGCGGTCAGCAAGGAGGCCGCCGCCATGATCCTGACCGACGACAACTTCGCCTCCATCGTGGCCGCGGTGGAGGAGGGGCGCGCGATCTTCGACAACATCAAGAAGTTCCTGATGTACCTCCTGTCTTCGAACATCGGCGAGATCGGCCTCATGATGGGTGCCATGCTGGCCGGTCTGCCGCTCCCCCTGGGTGCGGTGCAGATCCTGTACGTGAACCTGGCCACCGACGGTCTCCCCGCCCTGGCGCTCGCGGTCGATCCGGCTGACCCCGGCCTCATGCGCCGTCCCCCCAGGGACCCCTCGCGCGGCATCTTCGATCGCTTCGTCGTGACGCTGATCCTGGTGGGCGGGGGCTGGTCCGCGCTGGTGAACCTTGCGCTTTTCGCATGGGCCCGCGCGTCCGGGCGTTCCGATGCGGAGGCCATGACGGTGACCTTCGTGTCGCTGGTGCTGATCCAGTTTTTCAACGCGTACAATTTCCGCTCGGACCGCGATTCCGCCTTCAGGCGCCCCTTCGCCAACCGGTGGCTGAACCGCGCCATCCTCTGGGAGATCTGCCTGCTGCTGGTGGTGGTCTACCTGCCGGTACTGCACCGCCCCTTCGGGACCTTTTCCTTGACACCCCTCGATTGGGGCTTCATCATCCTGGCTTCGGGATCGATCGTCCCGGTCCTTGAGCTGACCAAGTGGCAAGCGCGGCGCCGTGGCGCCGCGTGCATATAA
- a CDS encoding response regulator: MKRRVLIVDDVEDIRQMLRFMVEREGHTIVAEATNGIEAVEKYREHRPDVTIMDIDMPLMTGVEAAREIRDMGGSARIVFCSGGLSKFETPPQELRSEGSTFLRKPFLPAQLYQALAA; this comes from the coding sequence ATGAAGAGAAGGGTCCTCATAGTTGATGATGTTGAAGACATCAGGCAGATGCTCCGTTTCATGGTGGAGAGGGAAGGACACACCATCGTCGCCGAGGCCACCAACGGCATCGAGGCGGTGGAAAAGTACCGCGAGCATCGCCCCGATGTCACCATTATGGACATCGACATGCCGCTGATGACCGGCGTGGAGGCGGCACGCGAGATCCGCGACATGGGGGGGAGCGCGCGGATCGTCTTTTGCAGCGGGGGGCTCTCCAAATTCGAGACTCCTCCCCAGGAGCTGCGCAGTGAAGGAAGCACCTTCTTGCGGAAACCGTTTTTGCCCGCACAGCTGTACCAGGCACTGGCGGCCTGA
- a CDS encoding cache domain-containing protein, which yields MLRRFPIRAKLTVGSVAPLFVAFFICSLAGLYIINDKIASQAQEKVRTDLNSAREVYRNELERIRELMDLTATNPYNSNSIVAGEKNIQLLLRSRMENKHLDILTAVDASGKVLYRAHSPQLKGDRQSSYFVQQALKGIAVAGTTVLTPEELGKEGISLTNRATIPLVSTPHARPRADKTERSGMIMVSAFPLKNNSGTVIGALYGGILLNNNNALVDKIKEIVYEGVQFKGTDVGSATIFLGDTRIATNVRTTDGARAIGTRVSEQVYKQVIQDKKKWIGRAFVVNDWYFTAYEPIIDLQGKAIGSLYVGMLEKPYTHMQKSVNSILYLVLFVTSLIGIAVSGFIGTLLARPIKELEKLAHRVARGERDLQIEVESTDEVGDLAEAFNLMTRALGRQEAEIGLLHRALELKIEERTAQLSDKTKLLAQTQADLARAEKLADLGIVAAGVAHEINTPLAIIRGNTEVLEMCLPNEHPNREEVDIISQQTERMAKIVGNLLTFARQKSLNHRQFMVHEVLDDIVAQIRHQVPMDAVSVKWEYDLNLGPVTGDTDQLRQVFSNIILNAVQAMLPDGGTLRLTTRRHGPGNGCIVEIRDTGKGISPEHLEKIFTPFFTTKDTGTGLGLSVSYGIVKDHGGDIRVSSTPGTGTCFEIELPGVDLLAPAVTD from the coding sequence ATGTTAAGGCGTTTCCCGATCCGGGCCAAGCTCACCGTCGGCTCCGTCGCCCCCCTCTTCGTCGCCTTCTTCATCTGCTCCCTGGCCGGCCTCTACATCATCAACGACAAGATCGCAAGCCAGGCCCAGGAGAAGGTCCGCACCGACCTCAACTCCGCACGCGAGGTGTACCGAAACGAGTTGGAGCGGATCCGCGAGCTGATGGACCTGACGGCGACCAATCCCTACAACTCCAACTCCATCGTGGCCGGCGAGAAGAACATCCAGTTGCTCTTGCGCAGCCGGATGGAGAACAAGCATCTCGACATACTCACCGCCGTCGACGCTTCCGGCAAGGTGCTCTACCGCGCCCACAGTCCGCAGCTCAAGGGGGACCGCCAGTCCTCCTACTTCGTGCAACAGGCGCTCAAAGGAATCGCCGTCGCCGGGACCACGGTACTCACCCCGGAAGAGCTCGGCAAGGAAGGGATCTCCCTCACCAACCGCGCCACCATCCCGCTCGTGTCCACCCCGCACGCACGCCCGCGCGCCGACAAGACCGAGCGCTCCGGGATGATCATGGTTTCGGCCTTCCCGCTCAAGAACAACTCCGGCACCGTGATCGGCGCGCTCTACGGGGGGATTCTCCTCAACAACAACAACGCCCTGGTGGACAAGATCAAGGAGATCGTCTACGAGGGGGTCCAGTTCAAGGGAACCGACGTGGGGAGTGCCACCATCTTCCTCGGCGACACCCGCATAGCGACCAACGTGCGCACCACCGACGGCGCCAGGGCGATCGGGACCAGGGTCTCGGAGCAGGTCTACAAGCAGGTGATCCAGGACAAGAAGAAGTGGATCGGCCGCGCCTTCGTGGTCAACGACTGGTACTTCACCGCCTACGAACCGATCATCGACCTGCAGGGGAAGGCGATCGGCTCGCTCTACGTGGGGATGCTGGAAAAGCCGTACACCCACATGCAAAAAAGCGTCAACTCCATCCTGTACCTGGTGCTCTTCGTCACCTCGCTGATCGGTATCGCCGTATCCGGCTTCATCGGCACCCTGCTGGCGCGCCCGATCAAGGAGCTGGAGAAACTGGCGCACCGGGTTGCGCGCGGCGAGCGCGATCTGCAGATCGAGGTGGAGTCGACCGACGAGGTCGGAGACCTCGCCGAGGCGTTCAACCTGATGACCCGGGCGCTCGGGCGCCAGGAGGCGGAGATAGGTCTTTTGCACCGCGCCCTGGAGCTGAAGATCGAGGAGCGCACCGCGCAGCTCTCCGACAAGACCAAGCTCCTCGCCCAGACCCAGGCGGACTTGGCCCGCGCCGAGAAACTGGCAGACCTCGGCATCGTCGCGGCAGGCGTGGCGCACGAGATCAACACGCCGCTGGCCATCATCCGCGGCAACACCGAGGTTCTGGAGATGTGCCTCCCCAACGAACACCCAAACCGCGAAGAGGTCGATATCATCAGCCAGCAGACCGAGCGCATGGCGAAGATCGTGGGCAACCTCCTGACCTTCGCGCGCCAGAAATCCTTGAACCACCGGCAGTTCATGGTGCACGAGGTGCTGGACGACATCGTTGCGCAGATCAGGCACCAGGTCCCCATGGACGCGGTGTCGGTGAAATGGGAGTACGACCTGAACCTGGGGCCGGTCACCGGCGACACCGACCAGTTGCGACAGGTGTTCAGCAACATCATTTTGAACGCGGTGCAGGCCATGCTCCCGGACGGGGGCACCCTGCGGCTCACCACCCGCCGGCACGGCCCGGGCAACGGCTGCATCGTGGAGATCCGCGACACCGGCAAGGGTATATCTCCCGAGCACCTCGAGAAGATCTTCACCCCCTTTTTCACCACCAAGGACACCGGCACCGGCCTTGGCCTCTCGGTTTCCTACGGCATCGTGAAGGACCACGGCGGGGACATCAGGGTGTCGAGCACCCCGGGGACGGGAACCTGCTTCGAGATAGAACTGCCGGGGGTGGACCTTCTCGCCCCCGCGGTGACTGATTGA
- a CDS encoding DoxX family protein encodes MERILLTNDSWKGTVLRVGLGLVMFLHGAQNLLGWFGGLGFEHAMSVMTTQLMVPKMFAVLIIMTQFFGGIALLIGAYVRIAASAVIVVMLASLGVLDYGNGFLTTWSGKQLSPGVEFQLLAITVAINLIIWGAGRWSIDRALESPRSRISRERAAREAELTVQPPSNL; translated from the coding sequence ATGGAAAGGATATTGCTCACCAACGACAGCTGGAAAGGGACCGTACTGAGAGTGGGGCTGGGCCTCGTGATGTTTCTTCACGGCGCCCAAAATCTGCTAGGATGGTTTGGAGGGCTGGGATTTGAGCACGCGATGTCTGTGATGACGACGCAGCTTATGGTGCCTAAGATGTTCGCCGTCCTGATCATCATGACCCAGTTTTTCGGAGGGATCGCATTGTTGATCGGAGCGTATGTAAGAATCGCAGCTTCTGCCGTCATAGTCGTCATGCTGGCGTCCTTGGGTGTCCTGGACTACGGCAACGGCTTTTTGACCACCTGGAGCGGCAAGCAACTCTCGCCGGGTGTGGAGTTTCAGCTTCTGGCGATTACGGTGGCGATAAACCTCATCATCTGGGGCGCAGGCCGCTGGTCCATCGACCGCGCCCTGGAAAGCCCGCGCAGCAGGATCAGCCGCGAACGCGCGGCAAGAGAGGCGGAACTGACCGTACAGCCCCCCTCCAACCTGTGA
- a CDS encoding bacteriohemerythrin yields the protein MNIEWTSDLAIGVNEIDDQHKEIFRRFDRLLSACNEGKGNEEVLKLLLFLEEYVKEHFAAEEELQKRSNYPDYPAHKSQHVSFMANVDKLTRSFRDEGATLPLVIQTNRTLADWLIQHIKRVDTAFARYLREQ from the coding sequence ATGAACATCGAGTGGACCAGCGATCTGGCCATCGGCGTCAACGAGATCGACGACCAGCACAAGGAAATCTTCAGGAGGTTCGATCGCCTGCTGAGTGCCTGCAACGAGGGGAAAGGGAACGAGGAAGTCCTGAAGCTGCTGCTCTTTCTCGAGGAGTACGTGAAGGAGCACTTCGCCGCAGAGGAGGAGTTGCAAAAGCGCAGCAACTATCCCGACTACCCCGCGCACAAGTCACAGCACGTCAGCTTCATGGCCAACGTGGACAAGCTGACCCGTTCCTTTCGCGACGAAGGGGCGACCCTCCCCCTGGTGATCCAGACCAACAGGACCCTCGCCGACTGGCTCATCCAGCACATCAAGAGGGTGGATACCGCCTTCGCCCGCTACCTGCGCGAGCAGTAA